From one Streptomyces sp. SCSIO 30461 genomic stretch:
- a CDS encoding GNAT family N-acetyltransferase, producing the protein MSDLTAEVLHPDQRPTAAAFPALAAPAVFWEDDRWWRFTERTDLHEVCYLAVRESGELVALAPLLVTRDGGGLLFYDTPKMTGELNAFGAPELLAPAERARWDELGGSLAEARRGQYPSVALAMFGSHHGIVHATGRDTAGRTRVLAELPRLLDEAAAELGCRSSSLLYATDEQAAVLGPAAEARGHVPAVLGAESVLRLDAPDWDAYLAGLASRKRRRAHRELGEYAEAGFRTVVREGPEALSDSVVDLQVALRAKYGLPGGRPRVQRDFDAIRETVGDSCLVLSAERDGETLGFVLYLRAGRALYGRTAGFDDDRARGVYFALTYHETIRWALAHDVREIWYGLAAYDAKKLRGCDLEARHGWFRFTGEGRAELDETVRLQGASERDRLLGLGQDSTTSQGD; encoded by the coding sequence GTGAGCGACCTGACCGCGGAGGTCCTGCACCCCGACCAGCGGCCCACCGCCGCCGCGTTCCCGGCCCTCGCCGCGCCCGCGGTGTTCTGGGAGGACGACCGCTGGTGGCGCTTCACCGAGCGCACCGACCTGCACGAGGTCTGCTACCTCGCCGTACGCGAGTCCGGCGAGCTGGTGGCCCTCGCTCCCCTGCTCGTCACCCGCGACGGCGGCGGGCTGCTCTTCTACGACACCCCGAAGATGACCGGCGAGCTCAACGCCTTCGGCGCCCCGGAGCTGCTGGCCCCGGCCGAGCGGGCACGCTGGGACGAGCTGGGCGGCAGCCTGGCCGAGGCCCGCCGCGGCCAGTACCCCTCCGTGGCACTGGCCATGTTCGGCTCGCACCACGGCATCGTGCACGCCACCGGCCGCGACACGGCCGGCCGGACGCGGGTCCTCGCCGAGCTGCCGCGCCTCCTGGACGAGGCCGCGGCCGAACTCGGCTGCCGCAGCAGCTCCCTGCTGTACGCCACCGACGAGCAGGCCGCTGTTCTCGGCCCGGCGGCGGAGGCCCGCGGCCACGTCCCGGCCGTGCTCGGCGCCGAGTCCGTCCTGCGGCTCGACGCGCCGGACTGGGACGCGTACCTGGCGGGCCTGGCCAGCCGCAAGCGCAGGCGTGCCCACCGGGAGCTGGGCGAGTACGCAGAGGCCGGCTTCCGCACCGTGGTCCGCGAGGGACCGGAGGCGCTCTCGGACTCGGTCGTCGACCTCCAGGTCGCCCTGCGCGCCAAGTACGGGCTGCCCGGCGGACGGCCCCGCGTCCAGCGGGACTTCGACGCCATCCGCGAGACGGTCGGCGACAGCTGTCTCGTCCTGAGCGCCGAACGCGACGGCGAGACCCTCGGCTTCGTCCTGTACCTGCGGGCCGGCCGGGCCCTGTACGGGCGGACGGCGGGCTTCGACGACGACCGGGCCAGGGGCGTCTACTTCGCCCTCACCTACCACGAGACGATCCGCTGGGCACTGGCCCACGACGTGCGCGAGATCTGGTACGGCCTCGCCGCTTACGACGCGAAGAAGCTGCGCGGCTGCGACCTCGAAGCGCGGCACGGCTGGTTCCGCTTCACCGGCGAGGGCCGCGCAGAGCTCGACGAGACCGTACGCCTGCAAGGGGCGAGCGAGCGCGACCGGCTGCTCGGCCTCGGGCAGGACAGCACCACCTCACAAGGAGACTGA
- a CDS encoding TauD/TfdA family dioxygenase, with product MSKALDVHTRELAEQGYTLLEGITTDEEAAAAVGVFGELVPQYDGSLRYQVKAAPGFEERRYSKSVNTILVHTEAPGWKPPPTYLALHCRVQATCGSGHTELADMRQFVASLPERDRAALYEHTIDWIGHNTGGVGTEGVRRPVVEVTDGGQEVLRFSYNLLTTGQYDPPVDASVDPDQLPLGSFGIHLAEQAEAFFREYRVSVLIPENHVLAWDNQRMVHARSAYTDKRRHLTRYWIAAQR from the coding sequence ATGTCTAAGGCCCTTGATGTTCACACTCGGGAACTTGCTGAGCAGGGGTACACGCTGCTCGAGGGGATCACCACGGACGAGGAGGCAGCCGCTGCGGTCGGCGTCTTCGGTGAGCTGGTCCCGCAGTACGACGGCTCGCTGCGCTACCAGGTGAAGGCCGCCCCAGGATTCGAGGAGCGCCGCTACTCCAAGAGCGTCAACACGATCCTGGTACACACCGAGGCACCGGGCTGGAAACCGCCGCCCACCTACCTGGCCCTGCACTGCCGGGTCCAGGCCACCTGCGGCAGCGGCCACACCGAACTCGCCGACATGCGGCAGTTCGTCGCCTCGCTGCCCGAGCGCGACCGGGCAGCGCTCTACGAGCACACCATCGACTGGATCGGCCACAACACCGGAGGCGTCGGCACCGAAGGCGTGCGCCGCCCTGTCGTCGAGGTCACCGACGGCGGCCAGGAGGTCCTGCGCTTCAGCTACAACCTGCTGACCACCGGCCAGTACGACCCGCCGGTCGACGCCTCCGTCGACCCCGACCAGCTGCCGCTCGGCAGCTTCGGCATCCACCTCGCGGAGCAGGCCGAGGCCTTCTTCCGGGAGTACCGCGTCTCGGTACTCATCCCCGAGAACCACGTTCTGGCCTGGGACAACCAGCGCATGGTGCACGCGCGTTCCGCCTACACGGACAAGCGGCGCCACCTCACCCGCTACTGGATCGCCGCCCAGCGCTGA
- a CDS encoding MFS transporter gives MSGQPSGTKEEEQRAAGRIASVLLAILPKTPAGRRLAAGAAVDSVGSGMFLAASTLYFVTVVGLPAARVGLVLSVAAVAGLLSPVPLGRLADRVGPVRVYVALLTLRGLGYAGFALIDDFWPYAVLTCVLTALDRGCSPLQQVVVGIVEGGQSQTRTMASIRSVRNIGLTAGFLLAGAVLAIQERAAFVALFLANAATFWVIAAVVEQLRRRAAAVPPAAPAPQADAAEPQPTAVRSPFQDLRFMLFTVSNGVLSLHDSVLFVLLPLWLTTATDAPSSAVSVLLAVNTVLTVLLQVYVARFAETTAGALRLVPVALVPLLVSCAAFAGAEHVPVWPAAACAVLAVVLLTVGENLHSVAVWNLSYELSPAPARSRYLAAFSLGMTGQQIVGPVLMTGVLLPLGTAGWAVLAAVFALAAVVVRATGAPRATPAPALSSPSSSPSEVTP, from the coding sequence ATGAGCGGGCAGCCGAGCGGCACGAAGGAGGAGGAACAGCGCGCGGCCGGCCGGATCGCCAGCGTGCTGCTTGCCATCCTGCCCAAGACACCCGCGGGACGCCGGCTGGCGGCCGGCGCCGCGGTCGACTCGGTCGGCTCGGGCATGTTCCTGGCCGCCTCCACCCTGTACTTCGTCACGGTCGTCGGCCTGCCCGCCGCCCGGGTCGGCCTGGTGCTGTCCGTCGCCGCGGTGGCCGGGCTGCTCAGCCCCGTGCCGCTCGGCCGGCTGGCCGACCGAGTGGGTCCGGTACGGGTGTACGTCGCCCTGCTGACGCTGCGCGGCCTCGGCTACGCCGGATTCGCGCTGATCGACGACTTCTGGCCGTACGCCGTGCTCACCTGCGTACTCACCGCCCTGGACCGTGGCTGCTCACCCCTCCAGCAGGTGGTTGTGGGCATCGTCGAGGGCGGGCAGAGCCAGACCCGGACGATGGCCTCCATCCGCTCGGTGCGCAACATCGGCCTGACCGCGGGCTTCCTGCTCGCGGGCGCGGTCCTCGCGATCCAGGAACGGGCGGCGTTCGTCGCGCTGTTCCTGGCGAACGCCGCGACCTTCTGGGTGATCGCCGCCGTGGTGGAGCAACTGCGCCGCCGGGCCGCGGCCGTGCCTCCGGCAGCCCCCGCACCGCAGGCGGATGCCGCCGAGCCTCAGCCCACGGCGGTCCGCAGCCCCTTCCAGGACCTGCGGTTCATGCTCTTCACCGTCTCCAACGGCGTGCTGTCACTGCACGACTCGGTGCTCTTCGTACTCCTGCCGCTGTGGCTGACCACAGCCACCGACGCACCGTCCTCGGCGGTCTCGGTGCTGCTCGCGGTCAACACCGTGCTGACCGTGCTGCTCCAGGTGTACGTGGCCCGGTTCGCCGAGACCACCGCGGGCGCCCTGAGACTCGTACCCGTCGCCCTCGTCCCGCTGCTGGTCTCGTGCGCGGCGTTCGCCGGCGCCGAGCACGTCCCGGTGTGGCCCGCCGCGGCCTGCGCGGTACTCGCCGTGGTGCTGCTGACGGTGGGCGAGAACCTGCACTCGGTCGCCGTGTGGAACCTGTCGTACGAGCTGTCGCCCGCGCCGGCCCGATCCCGCTACCTGGCCGCCTTCAGCCTGGGGATGACCGGCCAGCAGATCGTCGGCCCGGTCCTGATGACGGGCGTGCTGCTGCCGCTGGGCACGGCGGGCTGGGCCGTGCTCGCCGCGG
- a CDS encoding Ldh family oxidoreductase — MTHVHDVQYPTAAGESAGSAAPAAPLLPAATAVALAETALTGAGLSAEDAGEVAQALAETSLRGIDTHGLRLLPQYLDELADKIATARPEIRTVRDSGAAVMLDADGALGVVAGLAAARIAAERARSHGVAAVGVRNSNHFGAASVYSRYLAQEGLVGIVTTSAASRVAPFSGTEPLYGTNPLSFAAAVEDDEFALDMATSQVCFGEIKERRKQGRALDPGWATDAEGRPATDPEQAYALSPLGGYKGQGLAMVATLLGAVLTGSPADWELEHIGASTPGRSRGIGHLIVCLDPAAFAGRQDFATGLAGMLDTTRGTRPGADAEQPVQVPGDPQRRIAAERTELGIPLDPHTASAFAVLAAEQGVAWPEVSA, encoded by the coding sequence ATGACCCACGTGCACGACGTGCAGTACCCCACGGCCGCCGGGGAATCCGCCGGCAGCGCGGCCCCTGCCGCGCCCCTGCTCCCGGCCGCCACGGCCGTGGCCCTGGCCGAGACGGCCCTGACCGGCGCCGGCCTGTCCGCCGAGGACGCCGGGGAGGTGGCGCAGGCCCTGGCCGAGACGTCACTGCGCGGCATCGACACCCATGGCCTGCGGCTGCTGCCGCAGTACCTCGACGAGTTGGCCGACAAGATCGCCACCGCCCGTCCGGAGATCCGTACCGTCCGGGACAGCGGCGCGGCTGTGATGCTCGACGCCGACGGGGCGCTGGGCGTGGTGGCCGGCCTGGCCGCCGCCCGGATCGCAGCCGAGCGGGCCCGCAGCCACGGCGTGGCCGCGGTCGGCGTCCGCAACTCCAACCACTTCGGCGCGGCCTCCGTCTACAGCCGGTACCTGGCCCAGGAGGGCCTGGTCGGCATCGTCACCACCTCCGCCGCCTCGCGGGTCGCCCCCTTCTCCGGGACCGAACCGCTCTACGGCACCAACCCGCTGAGCTTCGCCGCCGCCGTCGAGGACGACGAGTTCGCCCTCGACATGGCGACGAGCCAGGTCTGCTTTGGCGAGATCAAGGAGCGCCGCAAGCAAGGCCGGGCACTGGACCCCGGCTGGGCGACCGACGCCGAGGGCCGCCCGGCCACCGACCCCGAGCAGGCGTACGCGCTCTCGCCGCTGGGCGGCTACAAGGGGCAGGGCCTGGCCATGGTGGCCACCCTGCTCGGCGCGGTGCTGACCGGTTCGCCGGCCGACTGGGAGCTGGAGCACATCGGCGCGTCCACCCCCGGCCGCAGCCGCGGCATCGGCCACCTGATCGTCTGCCTGGACCCGGCAGCCTTCGCCGGCCGGCAGGACTTCGCGACGGGGCTCGCCGGCATGCTCGACACCACCCGCGGCACCCGGCCCGGCGCCGATGCCGAGCAGCCCGTCCAGGTGCCCGGCGACCCGCAGCGGCGGATCGCCGCCGAGCGCACGGAGCTGGGCATTCCGCTGGACCCGCACACCGCTTCGGCCTTCGCGGTGCTCGCCGCGGAGCAGGGCGTGGCCTGGCCGGAGGTGTCGGCGTGA
- a CDS encoding GNAT family N-acetyltransferase, whose product MTTIGIRPAVRDDIAAIVAMLADDALGATRESPDDLTPYRSAYERLQSDPNQLLVVADRDGEVVGTLQLTIIPGLSRKGSTRSIIEGVRIHSSERGHGLGAQLIEWAVDESRRQGCQLVQLTSDSARTDAHRFYERLGFTGSHVGFKLQL is encoded by the coding sequence ATGACCACTATCGGTATCCGTCCCGCCGTGCGGGATGACATCGCAGCCATCGTCGCCATGCTCGCGGACGACGCACTGGGCGCTACCCGTGAGTCACCGGACGATCTGACTCCCTATCGGTCAGCCTATGAGCGACTGCAAAGCGATCCGAACCAGCTGCTGGTCGTCGCCGATCGCGACGGCGAGGTCGTCGGTACCCTCCAGCTCACGATCATTCCGGGGCTGTCCCGCAAGGGCTCGACCCGCTCGATCATCGAGGGGGTACGGATCCACAGTTCCGAGCGCGGCCACGGCCTCGGCGCCCAGCTCATCGAGTGGGCCGTCGACGAGTCCCGCCGCCAGGGCTGCCAACTGGTGCAGCTCACCTCGGACTCGGCCCGCACCGACGCCCACCGCTTCTACGAGCGCTTGGGTTTCACGGGCTCGCACGTGGGCTTCAAGTTGCAGCTCTGA
- a CDS encoding diiron oxygenase, which translates to MADDRNEPVQDEEFPTGLPEELRGLPEGVPRHNPDDQIESAVIRRLVGNWQRRATVKRDEPNLDELFELDRPDYPERILPFRDHPTFQALDPGKKTQLLSWAWIAYNRHTIMAEQKVANPAFALVMEGEYPELQDEALNISLAQAMVDEQYHTLMHLNASAVTRRKRGWAMPDHELPISHTAREHLRLRESASERWEASLTTLAFATVSEISINAYLDLLADDPDIQPINSSTAKLHNRDEYCHASISAVLAEVVHDRLDEKKQRFFRDMLFEGLEAFVATDYTTWHRIMDLVGVEGGHEMLQDCQAEQSRSRLVRDYTGLHTLIERMGVQDLVEFDWSKSHVAR; encoded by the coding sequence ATGGCTGACGACCGGAACGAACCGGTTCAGGACGAAGAGTTCCCCACCGGACTGCCGGAGGAGCTCCGGGGACTGCCCGAGGGCGTGCCCCGCCACAACCCCGACGACCAGATCGAGAGCGCCGTCATCCGCCGCCTGGTCGGCAACTGGCAGCGCCGCGCCACCGTCAAGCGCGACGAGCCGAACCTCGACGAGCTCTTCGAGCTCGACCGGCCGGACTACCCCGAGCGGATCCTGCCCTTCCGCGACCACCCCACGTTCCAGGCGCTGGACCCGGGGAAGAAGACCCAGCTGCTCAGCTGGGCCTGGATCGCGTACAACCGGCACACCATCATGGCCGAGCAGAAGGTGGCCAACCCCGCCTTCGCCCTGGTCATGGAGGGCGAGTACCCCGAACTCCAGGACGAGGCGCTCAACATCTCGCTGGCCCAGGCCATGGTCGACGAGCAGTACCACACGCTGATGCACCTCAACGCCAGCGCCGTCACACGGCGCAAGCGCGGCTGGGCGATGCCCGACCACGAGCTGCCGATCTCCCACACGGCGCGCGAGCACCTGCGGCTGCGCGAGAGCGCGAGCGAGCGCTGGGAGGCCTCGCTGACCACCCTCGCCTTCGCGACGGTCTCCGAGATCTCCATCAACGCCTACCTGGACCTGCTCGCCGACGACCCGGACATCCAGCCGATCAACAGCAGCACGGCCAAGCTGCACAACCGCGACGAGTACTGCCACGCCTCGATCTCCGCCGTGCTGGCCGAGGTCGTCCACGACCGCCTCGACGAGAAGAAGCAGCGCTTCTTCCGCGACATGCTCTTCGAGGGCCTGGAGGCCTTCGTCGCCACCGACTACACGACGTGGCACCGGATCATGGACCTCGTCGGCGTCGAGGGCGGCCACGAGATGCTCCAGGACTGCCAGGCCGAGCAGAGCCGCAGCCGCCTCGTCCGCGACTACACCGGCCTGCACACCCTGATCGAGCGCATGGGCGTCCAGGACCTCGTCGAGTTCGACTGGTCCAAGTCCCACGTCGCGCGCTGA
- a CDS encoding lysine 2,3-aminomutase: MKHYANERLAQLARDRGMPDEYVRDLRVVSGVLPFKVNEYVADELIDWSAAPDDPIFRLTFPHRDMLPAPVFDRMAALLDAGAPRAELREAATAAQRDLNPHPGGQLESNVPTLDGRRFDGLQHKYAETVLVFPSQGQTCHSYCGYCFRWAQFVSQEELRQALRDPADLTGYLAHHPEVTDVLFTGGDPMIMRTDVVRRWVEPLLAQTPSVRTLRFGTKALSYWPQRFTTGPDADDLLRLLEQCVAQGRHVALMAHFSHPRELETDQVREAIARIRATGAEIRAQAPLVAHVNDDPAAWSRMWQLQVELGVIPYYMFVERDTGASSYFGLPLSRALDIYREAVRGVSGLARTARGPVMSAAPGKVMLHGTTEVAGEKAFILSFLQARRPEWVGRPFFAAYDEHAQWYDELKPVSFGTTLSAYAGEQW, translated from the coding sequence GTGAAGCACTACGCGAACGAGCGCCTGGCGCAGCTCGCGCGGGACCGCGGCATGCCGGACGAGTACGTCCGCGACCTGCGCGTGGTCTCCGGCGTCCTGCCGTTCAAGGTCAACGAGTACGTGGCCGACGAGCTGATCGACTGGTCGGCGGCGCCCGACGACCCGATCTTCCGGCTCACCTTCCCGCACCGCGACATGCTGCCCGCACCGGTCTTCGACCGGATGGCGGCGCTGCTGGACGCCGGGGCGCCGCGCGCCGAGCTGCGCGAGGCGGCCACCGCCGCCCAGCGGGACCTCAACCCGCACCCGGGCGGCCAGCTCGAGTCCAACGTGCCCACCCTGGACGGCCGCCGTTTCGACGGACTCCAGCACAAGTACGCCGAGACGGTGCTGGTCTTCCCCTCCCAGGGGCAGACCTGCCACTCGTACTGCGGCTACTGCTTCCGCTGGGCGCAGTTCGTCAGCCAGGAGGAGCTGCGCCAGGCACTGCGCGACCCGGCGGATCTCACGGGCTACCTGGCCCACCACCCCGAGGTCACCGACGTGCTGTTCACCGGCGGCGACCCGATGATCATGCGGACCGACGTGGTACGCCGCTGGGTCGAGCCGCTGCTCGCACAGACCCCGTCGGTGCGCACCCTGCGGTTCGGCACCAAGGCCCTGTCGTACTGGCCGCAGCGGTTCACCACAGGACCGGACGCGGACGACCTGCTGCGGCTGCTCGAACAGTGCGTCGCACAGGGCCGGCACGTGGCCCTCATGGCGCACTTCTCGCACCCGCGGGAGCTGGAGACGGACCAGGTGCGCGAGGCGATCGCCCGGATCCGCGCCACCGGCGCCGAGATACGGGCGCAGGCCCCGCTGGTCGCGCACGTCAACGACGACCCGGCCGCCTGGTCGCGGATGTGGCAGCTCCAGGTCGAACTGGGCGTCATCCCCTACTACATGTTCGTGGAGCGCGACACCGGGGCGAGTAGCTACTTCGGCCTGCCCCTCTCCCGCGCCCTCGACATCTACCGCGAGGCCGTCCGCGGCGTCTCAGGCCTGGCCAGGACCGCCCGCGGCCCGGTGATGTCGGCCGCACCCGGCAAGGTCATGCTGCACGGCACCACGGAGGTGGCGGGCGAGAAGGCGTTCATCCTCAGCTTCCTCCAGGCCCGCCGGCCCGAGTGGGTCGGGCGGCCGTTCTTCGCGGCGTACGACGAGCACGCCCAGTGGTACGACGAGCTCAAGCCCGTCTCCTTCGGTACCACCCTGTCGGCGTACGCGGGGGAGCAGTGGTGA
- a CDS encoding dipeptide epimerase, whose amino-acid sequence MRLQVHEIRLTDRDVWRSAREAIPVQPGVLVELTAGGRSGFGEASAFMTDRYNSSLDALHASLRSAAGVLRELPADDPEGAWSVLAPRLADSPFALAALDVAAHDLAARLAGVPLWRRLGADEPGELHSSYSIGLDEPDVMVRKLLDRPGWPAYKVKLAAPGDLHILKALREHTDAPFFVDGNCGWEPAATAAALGAMAELGVTLLEQPFPRESWAAAKALKEISPIPVYADESIIGPHDLDACAQAFHGVNLKLMKAGGVTPALRMLRAARAAGLGTMLGCMPESSAGVSATAHLGPFVDHLDADSIALLAVDTGTGILLDDTGRITLPLAAGTGFVPEYRGPAFTVRPAAAGQAGWDGDELSVHRDGTALASVRIRRRPVPDRAPADTVRQLDVLPAPSADPATAEELAALVRGAVTRAVADGADNVWLRTGHDGAREACRATGFRALPGSAGHDGGSAYDGDGPDDGSAYDGDGPDDGSDLDGDRPGDGTLPDGHGPSSLMLWKANRPA is encoded by the coding sequence GTGAGGCTCCAGGTCCACGAGATCCGCCTCACGGACCGCGATGTCTGGCGCAGCGCCCGGGAGGCGATCCCGGTGCAGCCGGGCGTGCTCGTCGAGCTGACGGCGGGCGGCCGTTCCGGCTTCGGCGAGGCCTCGGCCTTCATGACCGACCGCTACAACTCCTCGCTCGACGCGCTGCACGCCTCGCTGCGCTCCGCCGCCGGCGTCCTGCGGGAGCTGCCGGCCGACGACCCCGAGGGCGCCTGGTCGGTGCTGGCCCCGCGGCTGGCCGACTCGCCGTTCGCGCTGGCCGCGCTGGACGTGGCCGCGCACGACCTAGCGGCCCGGCTGGCCGGCGTACCGCTGTGGCGGCGGCTGGGCGCCGACGAGCCCGGGGAACTGCACTCCAGCTACAGCATCGGGCTGGACGAGCCCGATGTGATGGTGCGCAAGCTCCTTGACCGACCGGGCTGGCCCGCGTACAAGGTCAAGCTGGCCGCCCCCGGTGACCTGCACATCCTGAAGGCGCTGCGCGAACACACCGACGCGCCGTTCTTCGTCGACGGGAACTGCGGCTGGGAGCCCGCCGCGACGGCCGCCGCGCTCGGCGCGATGGCCGAACTCGGCGTGACGCTCCTTGAGCAGCCCTTCCCCCGCGAGTCGTGGGCGGCGGCCAAGGCGCTCAAGGAGATCTCCCCGATCCCGGTCTACGCCGACGAGAGCATCATCGGGCCGCACGACCTCGACGCCTGCGCCCAGGCGTTCCACGGCGTGAACCTCAAGTTGATGAAGGCCGGGGGTGTCACGCCGGCCCTGCGGATGCTACGCGCGGCACGGGCCGCCGGCCTCGGCACCATGCTCGGCTGCATGCCTGAGTCCAGCGCGGGCGTCTCCGCGACGGCCCACCTGGGCCCGTTCGTCGATCACCTCGACGCCGACAGCATCGCGCTCCTGGCAGTGGACACCGGCACCGGCATCCTGCTGGACGACACGGGCCGCATCACGCTGCCTTTGGCGGCCGGCACGGGCTTCGTGCCCGAGTATCGGGGACCGGCCTTCACCGTGCGTCCCGCGGCGGCCGGCCAGGCCGGCTGGGACGGCGACGAGCTGTCCGTACACCGCGACGGCACGGCGCTGGCCTCGGTACGGATCCGGCGTCGGCCGGTGCCCGACCGGGCACCGGCGGACACGGTCCGGCAGCTCGACGTGCTGCCCGCGCCGTCCGCAGACCCGGCGACTGCCGAGGAACTGGCGGCGCTCGTCCGCGGAGCGGTGACCCGCGCGGTCGCCGACGGGGCGGACAACGTCTGGCTCCGGACCGGACACGACGGCGCCCGGGAAGCCTGCCGCGCGACCGGTTTCCGCGCCCTGCCGGGTAGCGCCGGACATGACGGCGGCAGCGCTTACGACGGCGACGGCCCCGACGACGGCAGCGCTTACGACGGCGACGGCCCCGACGACGGCAGCGATCTCGACGGCGACCGGCCCGGCGACGGCACCCTCCCGGACGGCCACGGCCCGTCCTCCCTCATGCTCTGGAAGGCGAACCGACCCGCATGA
- a CDS encoding branched-chain amino acid transaminase, producing MPLTPTPFIWMDGELVPWDDAKVHVLTPSLHYGWGVYEGIRAYATDSGPAVFRLREHIARLRDSARVYLMELPWTDEELISAVLELVRINGHESCYIRPIAYLGYGEMGVAPQLDAVKMSIAVWPWGSYLGDKAEAEGCRLIVSNWQRNSHQTVPPLAKATGAYVNSALAKVGALRAGYDDALMLTATGHVAEASAANLFLVRDGALVTPPVSDGVLPGITRDSVITMARDLGLQVTERRIPRSEVYIADEAFLTGTAAEIVPVASVDERPLGAGGVGPVTKQLRDLFRDVVGGRHDGYARWLEQA from the coding sequence ATGCCACTGACCCCGACCCCCTTCATCTGGATGGACGGCGAGCTGGTCCCCTGGGACGATGCGAAGGTGCATGTGCTCACGCCGAGCCTGCACTACGGATGGGGCGTCTACGAGGGCATCCGCGCCTACGCCACGGACTCGGGCCCGGCCGTGTTCCGGCTGCGCGAGCACATCGCGCGGCTGCGCGACTCGGCACGCGTGTACCTGATGGAACTGCCCTGGACCGACGAAGAGCTGATCTCCGCGGTGCTCGAACTGGTCCGGATCAACGGCCACGAATCCTGCTACATCCGCCCCATCGCCTACCTGGGCTACGGGGAGATGGGCGTCGCGCCGCAGCTGGACGCGGTGAAGATGTCGATCGCGGTGTGGCCCTGGGGCTCGTACCTCGGCGACAAGGCCGAGGCGGAGGGCTGCCGGCTGATCGTCAGCAACTGGCAGCGCAACTCCCACCAGACGGTGCCACCGCTCGCCAAGGCCACCGGCGCCTACGTCAACAGCGCGCTCGCCAAGGTGGGCGCGCTGCGTGCCGGATACGACGACGCGCTGATGCTGACCGCGACCGGACACGTCGCGGAGGCCTCGGCCGCCAACCTGTTCCTGGTGCGCGACGGCGCCCTGGTCACGCCGCCGGTCAGCGACGGGGTCCTGCCGGGCATCACCCGTGACAGCGTCATCACCATGGCCCGCGACCTGGGCCTGCAGGTGACGGAGCGGAGGATCCCGCGCAGCGAGGTCTACATCGCGGACGAGGCGTTCCTGACCGGGACCGCCGCCGAGATCGTGCCGGTCGCCTCGGTGGACGAGCGCCCGCTGGGTGCGGGCGGCGTCGGCCCGGTGACCAAGCAGCTGCGCGACCTCTTCCGTGACGTGGTCGGCGGCCGGCACGACGGGTACGCGCGCTGGCTGGAGCAGGCATGA